A genome region from Fibrobacter sp. includes the following:
- the groES gene encoding co-chaperone GroES — protein sequence MIKPLADRIVVKPAEAEQKTSSGLFIPDNAKEKPMQGKVVAVGPGRKNDKGEIVPMEVKVGDVVLYGKYSGTEVTVDGENYLIVKEPDVIATL from the coding sequence ATGATCAAGCCTTTAGCAGATCGAATTGTTGTCAAGCCGGCAGAAGCCGAACAGAAGACCTCCTCGGGTCTCTTTATTCCGGATAACGCCAAGGAAAAGCCCATGCAGGGCAAGGTCGTGGCCGTGGGCCCAGGCCGCAAGAACGACAAGGGCGAAATCGTCCCCATGGAAGTCAAGGTGGGCGACGTGGTGCTCTACGGCAAGTACAGCGGCACCGAAGTCACCGTCGACGGCGAAAACTACCTCATCGTGAAGGAACCGGACGTCATCGCGACGCTCTAA
- a CDS encoding helix-turn-helix transcriptional regulator: MESGLTRQFISMMESGKRIPSFESFCLLARGLGISPVEMTEKFRSIYEREYRSMEEKLRRLSRKEVLLAADKVRSAEYIKQLRG; the protein is encoded by the coding sequence ATGGAATCAGGTTTGACGAGGCAATTCATTTCCATGATGGAAAGCGGCAAGCGCATTCCCTCATTCGAAAGTTTTTGCCTTCTGGCTCGGGGTTTGGGTATTTCTCCGGTAGAAATGACGGAGAAATTTCGTTCCATCTACGAAAGGGAGTATCGTAGCATGGAAGAAAAGCTGAGGAGGCTTTCCAGGAAGGAGGTCCTGCTGGCGGCCGACAAGGTCCGCAGTGCGGAATACATAAAACAACTTCGGGGCTAG
- the groL gene encoding chaperonin GroEL (60 kDa chaperone family; promotes refolding of misfolded polypeptides especially under stressful conditions; forms two stacked rings of heptamers to form a barrel-shaped 14mer; ends can be capped by GroES; misfolded proteins enter the barrel where they are refolded when GroES binds) encodes MAKQLKFDVAARESLMKGVDKLANAVKVTLGPKGRNVMITRSFGAPNVTKDGVTVAKEVELEDAYENLGAQMAKEVANKTSDAAGDGTTTATVLAQAITREGLKNVAAGANPMDIKRGMDAAVDAVIKEIGKMAVKINGKEHIAQVATISANNDPEIGDLLANAMEKVGNDGVITIEESKTADTVLDVVEGMQFDRGYLSPYFVTNTDSMEVSLENPYILLYDKKISTMKDLLPMLEHVAKQGKSLLIIAEDVDGEALATLVVNKMRGTLKVAAVKAPGFGDRRKAMLEDIAILTGGMLVSEDTGAKLEDAPVTVLGQAKSITITKDNTTIVEGAGDAASIKGRIGQIKKQIETTTSDYDREKLQERLAKLAGGVAVIKVGAATEVEMKEKKDRVDDAMHATRAAVEEGIVPGGGVALIRAEKAIDSLKFDNDDQKTGAAIIRRAIEEPLRQIVQNAGLEGSVVVNKVKEGKDAFGYNAKTDTYEDLIKAGVIDPAKVTRTALKNASSIASMILTTDCVITEKKEPKPAAPAMDPSMGGMGGMM; translated from the coding sequence ATGGCAAAGCAACTCAAGTTTGATGTGGCGGCTCGCGAATCCCTCATGAAGGGCGTGGACAAGCTCGCCAACGCAGTCAAGGTAACTCTCGGCCCCAAGGGCCGCAACGTGATGATCACCCGCTCCTTCGGTGCCCCGAACGTGACGAAGGACGGCGTGACTGTCGCTAAAGAAGTGGAACTGGAAGACGCCTACGAAAATCTCGGCGCCCAGATGGCCAAGGAAGTCGCGAACAAGACTTCTGACGCTGCCGGTGACGGTACCACCACCGCTACGGTTTTGGCCCAGGCCATCACCCGCGAAGGCCTCAAGAACGTGGCCGCCGGTGCAAATCCGATGGACATCAAGCGCGGCATGGACGCTGCGGTTGACGCCGTCATCAAGGAAATCGGCAAGATGGCCGTGAAGATCAACGGCAAGGAACACATTGCCCAGGTCGCTACCATCTCTGCGAACAACGACCCCGAAATCGGTGACTTGCTCGCCAACGCCATGGAAAAGGTCGGCAACGACGGTGTCATCACCATCGAAGAATCCAAGACCGCTGACACAGTGCTCGACGTCGTGGAAGGTATGCAGTTCGACCGCGGCTACCTCTCTCCTTACTTTGTCACCAACACCGACAGCATGGAAGTCAGCCTCGAGAATCCGTACATCCTGTTGTACGACAAGAAGATTTCTACCATGAAGGATTTGCTCCCGATGCTCGAACACGTGGCAAAGCAGGGCAAGTCTCTCCTCATCATCGCCGAAGACGTGGATGGCGAAGCTCTCGCAACGCTCGTCGTGAACAAGATGCGTGGTACCCTGAAGGTCGCCGCCGTCAAGGCCCCGGGCTTCGGTGACCGTCGCAAGGCCATGCTCGAAGACATCGCTATCCTCACTGGCGGTATGCTGGTTTCCGAAGACACGGGCGCGAAGCTCGAAGATGCTCCGGTCACCGTTCTTGGCCAGGCCAAGTCCATCACCATCACGAAGGACAACACCACGATTGTGGAAGGTGCCGGTGATGCAGCCTCCATCAAGGGCCGTATCGGTCAGATCAAGAAGCAGATCGAAACCACCACCAGCGACTACGACCGCGAAAAGCTCCAGGAACGCCTGGCCAAGCTTGCCGGCGGCGTTGCCGTGATCAAGGTCGGTGCCGCTACCGAAGTCGAAATGAAGGAAAAGAAGGACCGCGTGGACGACGCCATGCACGCAACCCGCGCTGCCGTCGAAGAAGGTATCGTTCCGGGTGGTGGCGTTGCCCTCATCCGTGCCGAGAAGGCCATCGATTCCCTCAAGTTCGATAACGACGACCAGAAGACCGGTGCCGCCATCATTCGCCGCGCCATCGAAGAACCGCTCCGCCAGATTGTGCAGAACGCTGGCCTCGAAGGTTCTGTTGTGGTGAACAAGGTCAAGGAAGGCAAGGACGCCTTCGGTTACAACGCGAAGACCGACACCTACGAAGACCTCATCAAGGCTGGCGTCATCGACCCGGCTAAGGTGACCCGCACGGCCCTCAAGAACGCCTCCTCCATCGCTTCGATGATTCTCACCACAGACTGCGTGATCACCGAGAAGAAGGAACCCAAGCCGGCAGCGCCTGCTATGGATCCCTCCATGGGTGGCATGGGCGGCATGATGTAA
- a CDS encoding transglycosylase domain-containing protein, producing MVKNIIFKILNALKSAFLKKKVILWLLILFLPVLLVAATVVVTYNHFLPELPSRSQLEQINPKLVTNIYDMNGKIAHEYYVERREWVSFDSIPENAIRAVMATEDREFYNHWGMNVWAIPSAIMESVSSGKKLRGASTLTQQLTKLLFLTPERSISRKIKEAMTAIRIEQTYTKQEILEFYMNEVYLSAGNYGFQAAGKYYFGRPLDSLTIPELAVLAGMLQRPEAYRPDRHPKASLERRNTVLFAMMDAGYISKEDYRKYVDTPITLAEKEEEKGAGLYFYEEIRKYMEKKYGENSLYADGVSIYSTIDPDIQAYADSVAQVQVEKVRRRIKYRATRRLFLANKYDMPEDSVVAHFDSIYTLFKKDYLANDTNPDPKKRRFPDSIQYHHAEVAAILIENETGAIRAMVGGSDWNSSRWNRAVQSLRQPGSSFKPIVYATAMDNGASPCDSVNDQPVTIPDPDDKDKNKVWRPANFGHDFEGMMTLRKALYKSKNLPAILTGMKYGLSNVVNYARKFGIVRAPLLAVPSLALGSVGATLM from the coding sequence ATGGTCAAGAACATTATTTTCAAGATACTGAACGCTCTCAAGTCCGCCTTCCTGAAAAAGAAAGTCATCCTGTGGCTGCTCATTTTGTTTCTGCCGGTCCTGCTTGTGGCGGCTACCGTCGTGGTCACCTACAACCACTTCTTGCCGGAACTACCTTCCCGCTCCCAGCTGGAACAGATCAACCCCAAACTGGTCACCAATATCTACGACATGAACGGGAAAATCGCCCACGAATACTACGTGGAGCGTCGAGAATGGGTCAGCTTCGACTCCATCCCCGAAAACGCCATCCGTGCGGTGATGGCCACCGAAGACCGTGAATTCTACAACCACTGGGGCATGAACGTTTGGGCCATTCCCTCGGCCATCATGGAAAGCGTCTCCAGCGGCAAGAAACTCCGCGGAGCCTCCACCCTCACTCAGCAGCTCACCAAGCTATTGTTCCTTACTCCGGAGCGTTCCATTTCCCGTAAGATCAAGGAGGCCATGACGGCCATCCGTATCGAGCAGACCTACACCAAACAAGAGATTCTCGAATTCTACATGAACGAGGTTTACCTGTCCGCCGGTAACTACGGTTTCCAGGCCGCAGGCAAGTACTATTTCGGACGCCCGCTGGATAGCCTTACCATTCCGGAGTTGGCCGTGCTGGCAGGCATGCTCCAGCGCCCCGAGGCCTACCGCCCCGACAGGCACCCCAAAGCATCTCTGGAACGCCGCAATACCGTGCTGTTTGCCATGATGGATGCGGGCTACATCAGCAAGGAAGATTACCGCAAGTATGTGGACACCCCCATCACCTTGGCCGAAAAAGAAGAAGAGAAAGGTGCGGGCCTCTACTTCTACGAAGAAATCCGCAAGTACATGGAAAAGAAGTACGGCGAAAATTCCCTCTATGCCGACGGTGTTTCCATCTATAGCACCATCGACCCCGATATCCAGGCCTACGCCGACAGCGTGGCACAGGTCCAGGTAGAAAAAGTCCGCCGACGCATCAAGTACCGCGCCACACGCCGCCTGTTCCTCGCAAACAAGTACGACATGCCCGAAGACAGCGTTGTCGCCCATTTCGACAGCATCTATACCCTGTTCAAAAAGGACTATCTGGCCAACGACACCAACCCGGATCCCAAGAAAAGACGTTTCCCCGACAGTATCCAGTATCACCACGCCGAAGTGGCCGCCATCTTGATCGAAAACGAGACCGGAGCCATCCGCGCCATGGTGGGCGGAAGCGACTGGAACAGCTCCCGCTGGAATCGCGCGGTGCAGTCCCTGCGCCAGCCGGGCTCCAGCTTCAAGCCTATCGTCTATGCTACCGCCATGGACAACGGGGCTTCCCCCTGCGACTCCGTGAACGACCAGCCCGTCACCATCCCCGACCCCGACGACAAGGACAAGAACAAGGTCTGGCGTCCGGCAAACTTCGGTCACGACTTTGAAGGAATGATGACGCTCCGCAAGGCCCTCTACAAGTCCAAGAACCTGCCCGCTATTCTTACCGGCATGAAATACGGGCTCAGCAACGTGGTGAATTACGCCCGCAAGTTCGGCATCGTAAGGGCTCCGCTCCTTGCAGTCCCGAGCCTTGCCCTGGGTTCCGTGGGCGCCACCCTGATGG